The following proteins come from a genomic window of Pseudomonadota bacterium:
- a CDS encoding ABC transporter permease, producing the protein MLGDRGSEEQIARMRTQMGLDRPLPVQYARYLWGLLHLDMGTSIRTRRPVLEDLGDYFPATFELATCALLISLALGIPLGVISALKRDGPVDHGARVVALLGVSMPVFWLALLLLGLFYGRWDLLPPGGRLSDFTLPPRRITGLMLVDSMMALDPHAFIDAARHLVLPSVCLAFLTTATLARSVRSQMLEVLGRDYVRMAHSLGLEHWRVVCVYALKNALLPVVTLIGLAYGSLLSGAVLTETVFSWPGIGKYAVDSSVSLDFPALMGVTLLIATVYSLVNLAVDLVYIAVDPRVRDGLVGGGDP; encoded by the coding sequence ATGCTGGGTGATCGCGGCAGCGAGGAGCAGATCGCCCGCATGCGCACGCAGATGGGGCTCGACCGTCCGCTGCCCGTGCAGTACGCCCGCTACCTCTGGGGGCTGCTGCACCTCGACATGGGAACCTCGATACGCACCCGACGCCCCGTGCTCGAAGATCTGGGAGACTACTTCCCGGCCACCTTCGAGCTGGCCACCTGCGCCTTGCTGATCTCGCTGGCGCTGGGCATCCCCCTGGGCGTGATCTCGGCATTGAAACGCGATGGTCCCGTCGACCACGGGGCTCGGGTGGTCGCGCTGCTCGGGGTCTCGATGCCGGTGTTCTGGCTTGCGCTGCTGCTGCTGGGGCTGTTCTACGGCCGCTGGGATCTGCTTCCGCCCGGGGGGCGCCTGAGCGACTTCACCCTGCCGCCTCGTCGCATCACCGGCCTCATGCTCGTCGACAGCATGATGGCTCTCGACCCCCATGCGTTCATCGACGCTGCGCGCCATCTCGTGCTGCCATCGGTCTGCCTTGCCTTCCTCACTACGGCCACGCTCGCCCGCAGCGTGCGGTCGCAGATGCTCGAGGTGCTCGGTCGCGACTACGTGCGCATGGCCCATTCCCTGGGGCTCGAGCACTGGCGTGTGGTCTGCGTCTATGCGCTCAAGAACGCGCTGCTGCCGGTGGTGACCCTCATCGGCCTCGCCTACGGGAGCCTGCTCTCCGGGGCCGTGCTCACCGAGACCGTCTTCTCGTGGCCCGGCATCGGCAAGTACGCGGTCGACAGCTCGGTGAGCCTCGATTTCCCCGCGCTGATGGGGGTCACGCTGCTCATCGCCACCGTGTACAGCCTGGTGAACCTGGCGGTCGATCTCGTGTACATCGCCGTCGACCCACGCGTGCGTGACGGTCTCGTGGGAGGCGGGGATCCATGA
- a CDS encoding ABC transporter permease gives MSATVSSPPPDAAPRGGDGGEKAAAATGLGAHGRVSVWRAVARNPLSATGLGVVAAFLVLALIGPYITPYDPIGQNLAQAFQAPSRAHLFGTDSLGCDVLSRVLAGARYSVPTGFVVVATAALVGIFVGALAGFLGGWVDEILMRVTDLFLAFPALVLAMAIAGALGPSLPNALAALAITWWPAYARLVRAEVLRVKQAPFVEAARALGVPPRDVLVTHILPNCLTPVVVQATLDLGGVILTASALSFVGFGAQPPTPEWGAMISAGRTYMVSYPWIVIFPGAAVLLCVMGFNLVGDGLRDALDPGAQP, from the coding sequence ATGAGTGCAACGGTCTCATCACCTCCTCCCGATGCGGCGCCGCGCGGGGGAGACGGGGGCGAGAAAGCCGCCGCCGCAACGGGTCTCGGCGCCCATGGCAGGGTGTCGGTCTGGCGGGCTGTTGCGCGCAACCCGCTGAGCGCGACGGGCCTCGGGGTCGTCGCGGCGTTTCTCGTGCTCGCGCTCATCGGCCCCTACATCACCCCGTATGATCCCATCGGTCAGAACCTGGCGCAGGCCTTCCAGGCGCCGTCGCGCGCGCACCTGTTTGGAACCGACAGCCTGGGTTGCGACGTGTTGAGCCGCGTGCTCGCGGGGGCGCGCTACTCGGTGCCCACGGGGTTCGTGGTCGTGGCCACGGCCGCGCTGGTGGGCATCTTCGTCGGCGCCCTGGCTGGTTTTCTGGGGGGGTGGGTCGATGAGATTCTCATGCGGGTCACCGATCTGTTCCTGGCATTCCCCGCCCTCGTGCTCGCCATGGCCATCGCCGGCGCCCTGGGGCCCAGCCTGCCGAACGCACTGGCGGCGCTGGCCATCACGTGGTGGCCGGCCTATGCGCGCCTCGTGCGGGCCGAGGTCCTGCGGGTGAAGCAGGCGCCGTTCGTCGAGGCGGCCAGAGCCCTCGGCGTGCCGCCCCGCGATGTGCTTGTCACCCACATCCTCCCGAACTGCCTCACGCCGGTGGTGGTGCAGGCTACCCTCGATCTCGGGGGGGTCATTCTCACCGCGTCGGCGCTCTCGTTCGTCGGTTTCGGCGCGCAGCCTCCGACGCCCGAGTGGGGGGCGATGATCAGCGCGGGGCGCACCTACATGGTGTCGTACCCGTGGATCGTGATCTTCCCGGGGGCCGCCGTGCTGCTCTGCGTGATGGGGTTCAACCTCGTGGGCGACGGGCTGCGCGACGCCCTCGATCCGGGAGCGCAGCCATGA
- a CDS encoding ABC transporter ATP-binding protein — translation MTALIDVVNLRVSFVTRAEPLRVVRGVDLRLARGEALGIVGETGSGKTVATSAFTGLLPPAARVEADALAFDGRSLLRDGMLDTRAVEALRGRGIGMIFQDPSSAMNPVFTIGEVMVDVLRRHEGLRFDVARTRALELLGRVGLPEPGAVFGGYPHRLSGGMKQRAAIATVLATRPSLLIADEPTTALDATVQAQVLALLAELRRDSGESLIFISHDLAVVSRVCDRVAVMYAGRIVEEGAVEQLYRAPAHPYTRGLFAARPMLRRPSRLDEVQAVVRGRERLPLMAIPGAVPPLSQLPQGCAFHPRCLLATARCAAEVPPLAPLHLAGEKATEVGDDAPGGAIVTRVACFHPMRPDGES, via the coding sequence ATGACCGCGTTGATCGATGTGGTGAACCTTCGCGTGTCGTTCGTGACGCGCGCTGAACCGCTGCGGGTGGTGCGGGGCGTCGATCTGCGGCTCGCCCGCGGCGAGGCGCTGGGCATCGTGGGCGAGACCGGCAGCGGCAAGACGGTCGCCACATCGGCCTTCACCGGTCTGCTCCCGCCAGCCGCGCGGGTGGAAGCCGACGCGCTCGCCTTCGACGGTCGTTCCCTGCTGCGCGATGGCATGCTCGACACGCGGGCGGTCGAGGCGCTGCGCGGGCGGGGCATCGGCATGATCTTTCAAGACCCGTCGAGCGCGATGAACCCGGTGTTCACCATCGGCGAGGTGATGGTCGACGTGCTCCGCCGACACGAGGGGCTGCGCTTCGATGTGGCGCGAACCCGCGCCCTCGAGCTGCTGGGACGGGTGGGGCTTCCGGAGCCGGGCGCCGTGTTCGGCGGATACCCGCATCGCTTGAGCGGTGGCATGAAGCAGCGCGCCGCCATCGCCACCGTGCTGGCCACCCGCCCGTCGCTGCTCATCGCCGATGAGCCCACGACGGCGCTCGATGCCACGGTGCAGGCGCAGGTGCTCGCGCTTCTCGCCGAGCTCCGGCGCGACAGCGGGGAGTCGCTCATCTTCATCAGCCACGATCTCGCCGTGGTGTCGCGGGTGTGTGATCGGGTGGCCGTGATGTATGCCGGTCGCATTGTCGAGGAGGGGGCGGTGGAGCAGCTCTATCGCGCACCAGCGCACCCGTACACCCGCGGCCTGTTCGCGGCGCGCCCCATGCTGCGACGCCCGTCGCGTCTCGACGAGGTGCAGGCGGTGGTGCGCGGGCGCGAGCGGCTGCCGCTGATGGCCATCCCTGGTGCTGTACCGCCGCTGTCGCAGCTGCCGCAGGGCTGCGCCTTCCATCCCCGTTGCCTGCTGGCCACGGCGCGCTGCGCCGCCGAGGTTCCCCCGCTGGCGCCGCTTCACCTCGCTGGAGAGAAGGCGACTGAGGTCGGAGACGACGCGCCAGGGGGCGCGATCGTCACGCGCGTGGCCTGCTTCCATCCCATGCGACCAGATGGAGAGAGCTGA
- a CDS encoding ABC transporter ATP-binding protein yields MTMALLEVRDLVFRHPGAPRRTIDGVSLDVAAGETVALVGESGSGKSTFIRLVMGLLTPVSGSVTFDGRRLDTLTEAERRPHRVDMGMVFQDPAASLNPRRTVQQTLAEPFRIHRPDLSPADVEAESLHLLDTVGLGADHLHRYPQALSGGQRQRVSIARALAVKPRIVLLDEPTSALDVSVQAQILNLLLELQRSLSLAYLFVSHDLAVVAHMADRIGVMQGGRLVECAETQTLLATPGSAYTKSLLDAFTGA; encoded by the coding sequence CTGACCATGGCGTTGCTCGAGGTTCGTGATCTGGTGTTTCGTCATCCGGGCGCCCCGCGGCGCACCATCGATGGCGTGAGCCTCGATGTTGCCGCGGGTGAGACCGTGGCGCTCGTGGGCGAGTCGGGCTCTGGCAAGTCGACCTTCATTCGACTGGTGATGGGGCTGCTCACCCCCGTGAGCGGATCGGTGACCTTCGACGGGCGTCGCCTCGACACGCTCACTGAGGCCGAACGCCGTCCGCATCGGGTCGACATGGGCATGGTGTTCCAGGATCCGGCAGCCTCTCTCAACCCGCGTCGCACCGTGCAGCAGACGCTGGCCGAGCCGTTTCGCATTCATCGCCCCGACCTCTCGCCCGCCGACGTGGAGGCCGAGTCGCTGCATCTGCTCGACACCGTGGGGCTGGGCGCCGATCATCTGCATCGGTATCCCCAGGCGCTCAGCGGCGGCCAGCGCCAGCGCGTCTCCATCGCCCGCGCGCTCGCGGTGAAGCCGCGCATCGTGCTGCTCGACGAGCCGACCTCGGCCCTCGATGTGTCGGTGCAGGCCCAGATCCTCAACCTGCTGCTCGAGCTGCAGCGATCGCTGAGCCTCGCGTACCTGTTTGTGAGCCACGATCTCGCCGTGGTAGCCCACATGGCCGATCGCATCGGGGTCATGCAGGGCGGGCGGCTGGTGGAGTGCGCTGAGACACAGACGTTGCTCGCCACGCCCGGGAGCGCGTACACGAAGTCGCTGCTCGACGCGTTCACAGGCGCCTGA
- a CDS encoding MATE family efflux transporter has translation MSLRAEMRETLRLAGPLAGVQMLSMAMVFVDSLFVGRVGPDALAAMSMSVGLLSLVEIVCIGLLSTLTVFVAQEAGAGRPRAVAHTVRRGLVMAFALGAAVVVLSTLSPWALRLLHQDASLIPLARDFLLALSLGMPGKLAFLALRNFCEGLSDIRPSVTVAAGAVALNAALDYGLVLGRLGCPRLGLVGSGIATAMCSWGMFVALFVWVRRSPRYAAYRISGDDEDDGHSLAEIVRVGLPFSGSLLAEIAFFAFASFVMGSISVQAQAAHQVAIGAVSFLFMIPLGTSFALTIRVSRARGADDAMGVRRAVQAGLLVTAAMQTVSALLFLLAPDVVVSLYTHDGAIVPLATSLVRVAALFQLFDGVQVASMGILRGLVDAQVPLVITTFAYWAVGAPASLICAFWLGCGPQGVWYGFVVGLGLAALLLQLRIWKRLGALAGTGVST, from the coding sequence ATGTCGCTGCGGGCAGAGATGCGCGAGACCCTCCGGCTGGCCGGCCCGCTCGCGGGCGTGCAGATGCTCTCGATGGCCATGGTGTTCGTCGACAGCCTCTTCGTGGGTCGGGTGGGCCCGGACGCACTGGCCGCCATGTCGATGTCGGTCGGACTGCTGAGCCTCGTGGAGATCGTCTGCATCGGGCTGCTGTCGACCCTCACGGTCTTCGTGGCCCAGGAGGCGGGTGCGGGGAGGCCGCGCGCAGTGGCCCACACTGTGCGACGCGGTCTCGTCATGGCCTTTGCCCTGGGGGCTGCGGTGGTGGTGCTCTCGACACTCTCGCCCTGGGCGCTTCGCCTGCTGCATCAAGATGCGTCGCTCATTCCCCTCGCGCGTGACTTCCTGCTGGCGCTGTCGCTGGGGATGCCGGGAAAGCTCGCCTTCCTCGCGCTGCGAAACTTCTGCGAGGGGCTGTCAGACATCCGGCCGTCGGTCACGGTGGCGGCGGGCGCCGTGGCGTTGAACGCGGCGCTCGACTACGGGCTTGTGCTCGGCCGCCTCGGCTGCCCTCGTCTCGGGCTCGTGGGCTCTGGCATCGCGACGGCGATGTGCAGCTGGGGCATGTTCGTTGCGTTGTTCGTCTGGGTGCGACGGAGCCCCCGTTATGCGGCATACCGCATCTCTGGCGACGATGAGGACGATGGCCACTCGCTCGCAGAGATCGTGCGCGTCGGTCTGCCCTTCAGCGGAAGCCTGCTGGCCGAGATCGCGTTCTTTGCCTTTGCCTCGTTCGTGATGGGCAGCATCAGCGTGCAGGCCCAGGCGGCGCATCAGGTCGCCATCGGTGCCGTGTCGTTCCTCTTCATGATCCCCCTGGGCACATCGTTCGCGCTTACCATCCGGGTGAGTCGCGCGCGCGGCGCCGACGACGCGATGGGGGTGAGACGCGCGGTTCAGGCGGGTCTGCTCGTCACCGCGGCGATGCAGACCGTGTCTGCTTTGCTCTTCCTGCTCGCGCCCGATGTCGTGGTCTCGCTCTACACCCACGATGGGGCCATCGTTCCGCTGGCGACATCGCTGGTGCGCGTCGCGGCACTGTTTCAGCTCTTCGACGGCGTTCAGGTGGCGAGCATGGGCATTCTGCGTGGTCTCGTCGATGCCCAGGTGCCCCTCGTCATCACCACGTTTGCCTACTGGGCCGTGGGTGCGCCTGCCTCGCTCATCTGCGCGTTCTGGCTCGGATGTGGGCCGCAGGGGGTGTGGTACGGGTTCGTGGTCGGTCTCGGTCTGGCCGCCCTGCTGCTGCAGCTGCGGATCTGGAAGCGGCTTGGCGCATTGGCGGGCACGGGCGTCTCGACTTGA